CTGCCATTTCGCGCTCACCTTGCAGTACGTGGATCTCAACGCTAGGCTGGTTGTCCGCGTATGTGGAGAACACTTGCGATTTGCTTGTTGGGATCGTTGTATTGCGATCGATCATTTTGGTGAATACGCCACCTGCTGTCTCGATACCGAGGGACAGTGGAGTTACGTCCAGCAGGACTACGTCTTTTACATCACCAGTCAGTACGCCCGCTTGAACTGCTGCGCCGAGGGCAACGACTTCATCCGGGTTTACGCCTTTGTGTGGTTCTTTGCCAGTCAGTTTTTTGATCGCTTCCTGTACAGCAGGAATACGAGTGGAACCACCAACGAGAACGATTTTGTCGATTTCGTTAGCGCTCAGACCGGAGTCTTTGATCGCTTGACGAGTTGGACCGAGTGTACGCTCTACGAGAGATGCGGACAGCTCTTCGAATTTCGCACGAGTCAGGTTTACTTCCAAGTGCTGAGGAACGCCGTCTGCAACCGTGATGAACGGCAGAGAGATCGTTGTAGTCAGTACACCGGACAGTTCTTTTTTCGCTTTTTCAGCTGCGTCTTTGAGACGTTGTACAGCTGCTTTATCTTTGCTCAGGTCGATACCTTGATCTTTTTTGAATTCACTTACCAGATAGTCAATGATCACTTGGTCAAAGTCGTCACCACCGAGGTGGTTGTCACCGCTGGTTGCTTTTACTTCGAAGAAGCCATCGCCCAGTTCCAAAATGGAAACGTCGAATGTACCGCCGCCCAAGTCATACACGAGGATTGTTTGGTCTTCGGATTTTTCCAGACCGTATGCCAGTGCTGCTGCTGTTGGCTCGTTGACGATACGCAGAACTTCCAGACCAGCAATTTTACCAGCATCTTTAGTTGCTTGACGCTGACTATCGTTGAAGTAAGCTGGAACAGTGATAACCGCTTGGGTTACGGGTTGACCCAGATATGCTTCTGCATCGGATTTCAGCTTTTGCAAAATCATTGCAGAGATTTCTTGGGAGCTATAGTTTTTGTCGTCGATGGATTCTTTGTGATCTGTACCCATGTGACGTTTGATGGAGCTGATTGTGCGATCCGGGTTCGTGATGGATTGACGTTTTGCTGTTTCACCAACGATACGCTCGCCGTCTTTTTTGAAGCCGACTACAGAAGGGGTTGTACGTGCGCCTTCTGGGTTAGGAATAACGACTGCCTCGCCGCCTTCCATTACTGCTACACATGAATTGGTTGTACCAAGGTCGATACCGATTACTTTACTCATGACTTAAATTTCCTCCCTGTTTTGGAATTGGACTTGTTTTGAGTACTCTTTTGTTTGGTTTGCGGGGGCCCCTTCGGGAAGGAATAAGAGAACGGAACTCCGGTGGAGCCGCGGGAATCTTTCAGATTAAAATAAAATGAAGATTCCCGCACCTCCAAAGTCGTTCCTTTTCCCTTATTCCCTTCCCTACGCTCCGTGCTACACGAGCAAGCGAGTTCAATAACAAGGTTATTTTTAGAAGTTGCTAAGTAGTGGGCTTAGCTGTGAATGTTGGCTGTGCCAAAATTTTATTAGTTGTACAAACTTTTAAAAATGTTAAAGACATGAAAATATTTCTCGTTTAGCTTACTTGGAATAGATAGTAGGCTTTTACATCGTTGCTGATCAACCGCTGACTTTAACCATTGCTGGGCGGATGACTTTATCTTTGAGGATGTATCCTTTTTGCAGTTCTTCCACGACGATTCCTTCTTCGTGTTCGTCGGATTCAACCTGCATCACAGCTTGATGGAATTCAGGGTTAAATGGTTGACCTACAGTTTCCATTGGAGTCAGACCTGTACCTTTCAGTACATCCGACAGTTGGCGGAAGATCATATCTACACCTTTGGTGAAGGATTCCAATTCCGGGCTATCCGGTTTGGTTGCCATCGCGCGTTCAAAATTATCGATAACCGGAATCAATTCGGTAATCAAGCCTGCGGACGCGTATTTTGCCAGATCTTCCTTTTCTTTCTGGGTACGGCGGCGGAAGTTGTCAAAATCAGCTTGTGCGCGCAGCAAACGCTGGGTTTGGTCGTCGGCTTGTGCCTGAACGCGTTCCAGCTCGGCGCGGGTTACAACTTCTTCCACTGGTGCTTCAGAAGTGGTGTCCTGCCCCGTTGCTTCGGTTGCTTCCACATTTTCCATTGCTTCGGCTTCATTTACCGGCTGTTGTTCCGAATTGTTGTTTTCTTGAAAGGATTGCTCTTTATTCAAGATTGTTCACCTCCTTAAAATAAGTACCGGGTCGTTGAGATTCACTATACATGGATTATGCTCCATGTGGCGAACCCTTCCTTTGTACCCGCTAGCGTAACCATTAACGCAACTTCTAGTTCATCCCATCAGCGAATAGTAGATTGGCAGAGAGAACAATTAACGATACCATTGCTTCAACACACGGGTCATATCATGGGAAAGCATATTCAGAATTCCCATCACTCGTGCATATTCCATCCGCGTTGGTCCCAATATACCAATGGTGCCGAGAGATTCGCCATCTAGTTCATAGGTGGCGGTAATCAGACTGCAATTTTCAAATGCTTCATGCGCATTCTCCGCGCCAATACGTACCTGAATGCCATTGGGATTGGATGCTTCTGTCATCAGACGGGTCAGCGTCGGTGTTTCTCCCAGTAGATCGAGGATATTTTTCACCTTGTCCATATCCTTGAATTCCGGTTGGATTAGCATATTGGTTGCACCACTCAGGAAAATCTTCTGTTCCTGCTCGTGACCAAAAGCAGAGTTTAGCGTTGCCATCATTTCTTCATAATGCTCCAGATGACGCTGCATCTCTTCGCTGATTTCCGTGAAAATACGGGTTTTTAATTTATATAAAGGCACGCCTACCAATCTGCTGTTGAGCAGATTCACCATTTGTTCCAGCTCGGATGCGGACACATTCTCAGGAATCCGTATTTTGCGATTCTCGACCTGCCCTGTACTGGTAACCATAATGGCAATAGCTGTCTCATGATCCAGCGTCAGCAGTTGAAAATGGCGTAGTGAGGTATGGAATACCTCAGGCCCCAGTAAAATAGAAGTATAATTGGTTACATTGGACAGCACCATCGCAGCATGCTGCATGAGTTGTTCCGCTGCAGACAGCTTTTCCGCAAAGAAACGCTTCAGTTCCTTGACTTCGGCGGTGTTGACCGCTTCAACCGGAGATAGATGATCCACATAATAACGATATCCCTTTTGAGAAGGAATACGCCCGGCTGAGGTGTGCGGCTGTTCTAGGAATCCTAGTTCCTCCAGATCGGCCATTTCGTTACGAATGGTCGCAGGACTATAATTCACATCGCCTCTTTTGGATATGCTACGGGACCCGACAGGTTCCGCCGAACGAATGTAATCATCTACTATTGCATTCAGAATCATTTTTTGACGCTCGGTTAACATGAGGCTCCCTCCTTTTTGTACGATATCCATTGCGCGAATATCAGGACCATATGCGCCAATATTGTTTTGGATTCAGGTCTATTCCAGCTACAAATCGGATTCCCTGAACAAAAACAATATAAGGGATATATCGGTTCCTTGTAGAGAAAGATATCCACCTCGTTAGCACTCACTAATGCTGAGTGCTAACGACTACTACAAAAATACCAAACTGCCTCATTTATTGTCAAGTCAGTTTGGTATTTTTATCATGTTTAACTTTGGATTTTTGAATCCTGTACAACATAAAGACAAAATGATCTGCGCTATAGCTTCGGTATGCGTATCACTAATACTGCCAGTAATGCGGGCAGCAGTAAAACGGCGTTACCTATAAAAGCCGGACTTCCATTGCTAAAGGATAAGATTTGCATAGCCCAATATGGCGCAAATGCCGTACCTGCAAACAGGATAAATGTATATAAAGATACAGCAATGCCTCTTCGCTGCAATCCCAGCTGTCCTACGATAGCGACCAGAGCAGGAACACTGATCGCTATACCAGCCACAAACACAACACTAAACAGGATTATGCCTGCCAGCGCAGTCCATAAGGCCATCATCACAAGACTGACTATACTGACGGTCAACCCGAGCAGCAGCGTACACCGAGCATTTGTCTTTTGTACCATTTTCCCGGCAAAAGGAGACAACAGCATACCTGCGATCCCAGCAATTTTTATTTCCAGTATGGATTGAACATCTAATGCATACAATGACTGCTGCAAATAATGATTCAAAATAGTATACATCACAATAAACGAAGATAACAAAACAAAAGCAACAACGTAACTGAGAAGCAAATCTTTTTGTATTAGGATTGTTTTTATTTGTTTTACATAGGCATATACATTCAACTCTGGCTGCTGGGCAGAATCATTCGGCAAAAAAATCAGGATCAAACCAGCAGTTACAATATACAAACCGCCGAACAAAAGAAATAATCCATGCCAGTTATATTGGGTACTGATTATTCCTGCAATTACCTGACCAACAACACCCGCCATCAAAAAACCAGTGCTAACAAAGCCGATCGCTGTAACCCGTCGATGCTGTGGAAATATGGATACAATATAAGCAAGCACCACTGGTGAAAATGTTGATGCCGCCAAACCTTGCAATCCGCGCAGAAGAAGCAGCAATGGAAAAGAATGCACCCACCCTGCTGCACATGTAAAAACAGCCAAAAACGTCAACCCCAACAAGACTACCTTTTTGCGTCCATACTTATCCGCTATCGCTCCGTATACAAGACAGCCACAAGCAAAACAAAATGAAAACAAGCTGCTGGTCAAAGCCGCTCTGGATACAGAGACATCAAATTCTGACGAAAACAAGGAGTTCAGCGGAAGCGTCACATACAGACTACACATGACAATCAGACCACTCCAGCTTAGCAGCCAAGTGATCCATACATACCGACTTTCCTTTTGCAAAGTACTACTCTCAATCATTTGCATATATATCCACCCTTCTATTGGTTAGATAATCTAATCAATTATATAAAAAAATATACGTTTGCTTCTTTTCGAAAATCGGCTCTTATCTTCCCGAGCCAAGCCGATTTTCGATACCTACATTAAGCTTCAGCATTATTTTTTGTAATACCTGCTGTTCCTGCTCATCCAGATCCTGAACCAGTGAAGCGCAGGCTTCCCAGAATACCGGTAATACCGTGTCTACCAATTGCTTGCCAGATGACGTCAAATAAATATAGCTTTTTCGTCCGTCTTCTTCGCTTTGCTGCCGGTAGATCCAGCCTTTCTTTTCTACACTGTTCAATAAAATAGTCGCCGAAGCTCTGCGTATACCAAGTCTCTGAGCAAGGGCAGAAGCGGTCACTTTATGTTGATTTTCATGTAAGCGAATCAATAAAAGCAGATCGAGTTTGCTTTCGCTTATATCATAGGGTGCCAGCACATCATCGATAACATCCAGAATATGATCGCTGTTCCATAACATAAGAAGACCAAGCTGCGCAGCAGAAGAAGAAGTCTCGGGAGCAGCTGTCTGATCGCACAGCTGATTGTACGGTTCGCTTCCGAGTTGCGGCAACGACTGATCCAGCGACGCTTGGTAGCTGATATGTTTGCGAACGATAGTATATTCCTCCTTTATATAAATGATTAGATTATCTAACTATATGATAAGTCTTCTTCATCCGATTTGCAAGCTATATCACTTTGGAATCTGTAAGCTATGTTTGCTGAATATATGTACTCTGAACAATTAAAAAAAATCACAAAAAGCCGGATATCCCAATTCATGATGGACATTCGGCTTTTATAGTATTTCCGTACAGCAAGCGATCTTACCTCTATCTAGTTGTGATTCGCACTCTCCAGCCAATCGTTCTCTCAAATATCCAGAACTTTGAGTACCGCAATCTCATCGCAGTTGTCCTGCTTTGGACAATGACGGCAATCCGCCCATACCTTTTCTGGGAAAATGCTAGTCTGTACAACGTCAAAGCCATTCTTTTTGAAGAAGGATACTTCATACGTAAGTGCCATAACTTTGCGCAGCCCTTTGGCAGCCGCCTGCTCGATCAATGTATCTACCAGACGTGAACCAATCCCGTGACCTTTGTGACCTTCCGAAATACCTAGCGAGCGAATCTCTACTAGATCCGGTCCCAATTGACAAAGTGAACCACAGCCTACCAACTCGCCATCAATCTCAGCAACAACAAATTGTTCCAGTTGACGATGCAGCACATCGCGCGAACGCGGAAGCATGATGCCTCGCTCGGCATATCCCGATATTAATTGATAAAGAGCTTCTACATCTGCTGGTACGGCTGCTCTGCAAGTGACAACAGCATGCATGATACGTTCCTCCCCGTTGCGGCGTTGCGGATCTGTCACATGGTATGATCAATGGTCCGTCTACCTACGTTTTATTTTCGTAATTTTAAATTTCCACGACAATGTTAACTATTTGTGAAACGAATACGTATAAATATACATCATAGCAAATGAAAATTCAATAGGTTATTCGTAAAAAATGTAGAGTTTTTTTGATACAAGTAAAATAGGATTAAAACCTTGCTGTGTCTATATAAATTCGATACATGATAGTATATAAAAAGATACTTTTCACGTAATATTCTATCTAACTTTCTTATAAAAGGCATCGATTATGACTGTATTTTATTCATCTTTACAAAGGAATACGTATACATTACACAAATATATGAAAATGATTCAGTTTTGCGTGTATTTATGAACATCACTATTTTTTGTCAGTTTGGCGAGAGTGATCGAAAATATGATTTAGGATGCGATAGCGATGTAATTTGATATTCAATAGGTAGATTACTGACTTGAAGTAACGCTGCATCAAATGATTGAGTCTACATAGAAAAAAAGCGCCAACCTAATTCGGTCAGCGCCTTACATGTATAGTTTTTTTGCGTCTGCGTCTGCGTCTGCGTCTGCGTCTGCGTCTGCGTCTGCGTCTGCGTCTGCGTCTGCGTCTGCGTCTGCGTCTGCGTCTGCAAATGATAGTACAGGCTGCTCAGTTATTCGTCAAATCTTAACTTCGGCACACACAATCGCTTATGCTTGCTCCTGCATCAAACTGCCGACAAATTCGCCGAACACATCATTGCCAAACAGCAAGCCTTTTTCACTTAAACGATATCCATCCTCTGTTGGCTGTAGCAGATCGTTTTTCAGCAGCTTGTCCAGTTGTACTCGGAATACATCATCCAGCTGTTCCCCATTAAATTGACGGGCAAAGCGTTCCTTAGACACTCCTTCTAGCATACGAAGACCGACCATCATATAATCCTCCATTGCCTCATCGCGATCAATCTCAGACGCGTCCAGTCTTGGTAGGCGAGTCGCTGCCGCTTCGTTATACGGATTCACGCCTTTAATGTTAATATGACGTTTGCCATGCACATATCCGTGCGCACCGGCACCCAATCCGTAGT
The DNA window shown above is from Paenibacillus sp. JQZ6Y-1 and carries:
- a CDS encoding MarR family winged helix-turn-helix transcriptional regulator, with amino-acid sequence MPQLGSEPYNQLCDQTAAPETSSSAAQLGLLMLWNSDHILDVIDDVLAPYDISESKLDLLLLIRLHENQHKVTASALAQRLGIRRASATILLNSVEKKGWIYRQQSEEDGRKSYIYLTSSGKQLVDTVLPVFWEACASLVQDLDEQEQQVLQKIMLKLNVGIENRLGSGR
- the grpE gene encoding nucleotide exchange factor GrpE, producing MNKEQSFQENNNSEQQPVNEAEAMENVEATEATGQDTTSEAPVEEVVTRAELERVQAQADDQTQRLLRAQADFDNFRRRTQKEKEDLAKYASAGLITELIPVIDNFERAMATKPDSPELESFTKGVDMIFRQLSDVLKGTGLTPMETVGQPFNPEFHQAVMQVESDEHEEGIVVEELQKGYILKDKVIRPAMVKVSG
- a CDS encoding MFS transporter, whose translation is MQMIESSTLQKESRYVWITWLLSWSGLIVMCSLYVTLPLNSLFSSEFDVSVSRAALTSSLFSFCFACGCLVYGAIADKYGRKKVVLLGLTFLAVFTCAAGWVHSFPLLLLLRGLQGLAASTFSPVVLAYIVSIFPQHRRVTAIGFVSTGFLMAGVVGQVIAGIISTQYNWHGLFLLFGGLYIVTAGLILIFLPNDSAQQPELNVYAYVKQIKTILIQKDLLLSYVVAFVLLSSFIVMYTILNHYLQQSLYALDVQSILEIKIAGIAGMLLSPFAGKMVQKTNARCTLLLGLTVSIVSLVMMALWTALAGIILFSVVFVAGIAISVPALVAIVGQLGLQRRGIAVSLYTFILFAGTAFAPYWAMQILSFSNGSPAFIGNAVLLLPALLAVLVIRIPKL
- a CDS encoding N-acetyltransferase; amino-acid sequence: MHAVVTCRAAVPADVEALYQLISGYAERGIMLPRSRDVLHRQLEQFVVAEIDGELVGCGSLCQLGPDLVEIRSLGISEGHKGHGIGSRLVDTLIEQAAAKGLRKVMALTYEVSFFKKNGFDVVQTSIFPEKVWADCRHCPKQDNCDEIAVLKVLDI
- the hrcA gene encoding heat-inducible transcriptional repressor HrcA, with the protein product MLTERQKMILNAIVDDYIRSAEPVGSRSISKRGDVNYSPATIRNEMADLEELGFLEQPHTSAGRIPSQKGYRYYVDHLSPVEAVNTAEVKELKRFFAEKLSAAEQLMQHAAMVLSNVTNYTSILLGPEVFHTSLRHFQLLTLDHETAIAIMVTSTGQVENRKIRIPENVSASELEQMVNLLNSRLVGVPLYKLKTRIFTEISEEMQRHLEHYEEMMATLNSAFGHEQEQKIFLSGATNMLIQPEFKDMDKVKNILDLLGETPTLTRLMTEASNPNGIQVRIGAENAHEAFENCSLITATYELDGESLGTIGILGPTRMEYARVMGILNMLSHDMTRVLKQWYR
- the dnaK gene encoding molecular chaperone DnaK, which gives rise to MSKVIGIDLGTTNSCVAVMEGGEAVVIPNPEGARTTPSVVGFKKDGERIVGETAKRQSITNPDRTISSIKRHMGTDHKESIDDKNYSSQEISAMILQKLKSDAEAYLGQPVTQAVITVPAYFNDSQRQATKDAGKIAGLEVLRIVNEPTAAALAYGLEKSEDQTILVYDLGGGTFDVSILELGDGFFEVKATSGDNHLGGDDFDQVIIDYLVSEFKKDQGIDLSKDKAAVQRLKDAAEKAKKELSGVLTTTISLPFITVADGVPQHLEVNLTRAKFEELSASLVERTLGPTRQAIKDSGLSANEIDKIVLVGGSTRIPAVQEAIKKLTGKEPHKGVNPDEVVALGAAVQAGVLTGDVKDVVLLDVTPLSLGIETAGGVFTKMIDRNTTIPTSKSQVFSTYADNQPSVEIHVLQGEREMAAGNKTLGRFMLGDIPAAPRGVPQIEVTFDIDANGIVNVSATDKGTNKSQKITITSSSGLSDEEVEKMMKDAELHAEEDRKRKELVEVKNSGDQLIYQVEKTIKDLGEKADAGEVEKANAAKDKLKSVLEGEDVEAIKAATEELNTVAQALAVKLYEQAQQDQPAGDAAQGAPKNDNVVDAEYEVVDEDKKD